ATGTACTCGACGGAGTTCGCCCATTCCATTATCTCCTCCCGGGTATGCCCCTTCCAGAGGGAGGCATCTAACTCTGCCCACTTCACGTAGTCTATCTCTCCCGCGAAGAACAGCTCGGCGTACTCCTTCCCCTTCTCCCACGTTCCAAACTTTTTGTGAAGCTCAACCCAGCTCGAGATGGATTTCACCAGCGTCCCCTCGAGGTCAAAAGCGATGAGCCTGACCATGGTACCACCTAAGGAAAAACCGGGCAGGGGCTTAAAAGCCTACCTCCAACTATTCCTTCCAGCCGTGCTCCCCTATGAGCGGCACGAAGGCGACGCCGCCCCAGCGCCTCTTCCTTATCCTCCCATCCCCCTTCTTCTCGACGACGTAGAGATCCTGCCACAGGTGGTAGCTTCCGACGGGGATTATGAGCCTTCCCCCAGGCTTCAACTGCTCCACAAGGGGTTCAGGAATCTTCGGCGCCCCGGCGGTGACTATTATCCTGTCGTAGGGAGCCTTTGGCGGAAAGCCCTTGGTGCCGTCGCCGAGGAAGACGTGAACGTTCTCAACTCCCGCCTTCTCGAGGTTCCTCCTGGCGAACTCAACCAGCTCGGGAATTCTCTCGACCGTATAGACATCGGCCTTTACAAGCTCAGCTATTAAAGCCGCGTTCCACCCGCTCCCGGTTCCTATCTCCAGAACGTTCATCCCGGGCTTCAGTTCGGCCAGCTCGAGCATTATCGCGACCATGTGCGGCGCGCTGATGGTCTGGCCGGCTGGGATTGGAAGGGGTTCGTCGACGTGGGCGTAGCTCCAGTAGCGTTTTTCGACGAAGAGGTAGCGGGGGTATTTAAGAAAAGCATGCCTGACCGGCTCAGTCTTAATGACGCCCTCCCTGGAAAGCATCTCAACGGTTTTCTCCCATCTCCGCCTGAGTTCCCCCTCATCCACCATCGAACTCATCGAAAAGAGTACACCCTCAAAGGATTTAAGACTTGCGAGAAACTCGGAGAAGTTAGATAGTGGCCGGCGGCGTCCCCGGCTTCCCGCCCCCTCCCGGAGGGCAGTACAACCGGGATCGCTGGCGGGCTTAACTTCCGGGGTCGAAACGAGACCGGGTGTGACCCCGCCGCTATGACCGCCGTACCGATACATACGTGCCGCGGAGGGTTTATAAATCTTACGGTGCTTATGACTCTCGATGGAGGATCACATACTCGAACTGCTGAGACTTGAGCGCACGAGGGAACCCCTGAGTCCGGGTAGAAGGGTTAGGGAGTTCCAGATGGAGCTTCAGAGGCTGAAAAACGGGGAGGAGGCAGAGATAAAGGGCTTTCTCCTCGGCAGAAAGCCGCCCAATGCGCCGAGGGATGCCGCCTACTATCTCCTCTCCCCGCTGTCCCCCTCGGAACTCGCCAGGCTCGGGAAAGACGAGTTCAGAACATACCTCGTCATACGGGCGACCGAGAATACGAAGATAGCTGGCGAAGTAAAGCCTGGGAGCTACGTCCTGGTGAAGGGGATTATAGACGCCTACCCCCTGGGCAACCTCAGAATGATCCATGCAGGCTCGATTGACGGGAGAGATTACTCGGAGTACTGGAAGGACTACCGCGAGTTCGCCCTGAGCAGGCGCGAGGTTCTCGACCTCTTCGAGAGGACCGTTTACCTCCGCGATGACATGAGGAACGCCCTAATCTACGCCCTTTACGGGGTCCCGTACATGCTCGGGGAGAGCTGGGGTGAAGGGTTCGAGTTTACGGCGTTCAAATACCGGGACGACTCCGGGCTATTGGCCCTCTGGAAGGCTCTCAAGTATTTCCACTCGAACCTCCCATGGGAACTTCGCCTGACGAGGGACAAACTCATCGAGGTCGACGACCCCTTCCTCGGAATAGACTTCAGACTCACAAACCCCAACTGGAGTGACATCCGGTACTACACCCCTCCCACACGGAGGGGACTGTCGAGGTTGCCCAAATGGGCGGCCAGGGCGGTGGAAGAAAAGCGCGCCATAGGTCTCCTTCCGAAGAACATCGACGCCAATCCCCTCGACAGGATGGCAAGAATCTCCGAGACGCCCTTCGTCCTCGTCCATTCCGAGGAAAAGCCTTACTTCGAGGAAAACAGGGAGTTCCTCCAACTCATGCCGAACCTCCTCGTCACGATTTTCCTCCAGAGGGAGAGGCACCTCTCCCTCGACAGAGAGAAGGCAAAAATGGTCGAGGAGGAATTCCTCAGGTGGCTACGGGAATCGAGGGAAGACTATGGGGATCCGTTCAGGGCACTGACCGCCCCCAGCGGACCGATGAACGTCGGACTCAGGGCAAAGCTCGGAAGGAGGGTCTTTGGGTCAATAATAAGGTTCAGCGGAAGGGCCACCAAACGGGCCGCCAGGGAGGTCAGGCTTATAAACGAAGCGATAGTCAACGATTGGATGGTCGTGCTCAGGGATCATCCCGACGAGATGATAAGGCTCCTCAGGGAGTACCAGAGGTACGTTCCCGGTGATGTGAGGGCACAGAGGGCGCTGGAGATACTCCACGACCTCGCCTCGATGAGTCCACGGGGAGAGGTGACGCGGGAGGGGTTCATAAACGAGCTTGTGAAAGCGGGCTTTTCGAGGGAAGACGCCCTGGAGCTAACCGAGAGGTTTATAGCAACGGGCTACGTCTACGAGCCTTTCCCAGGGAAGCTCAGACCGATACGGTGATACCATGTCGAAGAAGAAGTTCATACGCCAGAGGGAGCAGAGGGAGAAGAGGAGAATAGCCAGGGAGAGGGTCGAGATACTCTTTACCCTTGCGGAGCGCGTTTACCCCTACGAGCCGGAGCTGGCAAACCGCTACGTCGAGATAGCCCTCGCTGTGCAGCAGAAGGCGAAGATAAGGATGCCGAGGAAGTGGAAGAGGCGCTACTGCAAGCGCTGTCACTCCTTTTTGGTTCCTGGGAAAAACGCGAGGATTCGCCTGAGGGACAAGCCCTACCCCCACGTTGTAATCAGGTGCCTCAACTGCGGGCACATAATGCGGTACCCATATCTCAGGGAGCAGAAGGAGCGGAGACGGAAGAGGAATCAATCCCCGGAGTGAAGCACCGCTACTGCCCTCACCGGACTCCCGGAGCCACCCTCTATCTTCAGCGGAAAGGCCATGAAGGTGAACTCCCTATCGAGGAGGGCCTCGAGGTTGGTGAGGTTCTCAAAGACCGGAACTTCCGCGCTCAGGAGTATCTTGTGGACTGCATCGTCGCCTATGCTCATCGCGTCGGTGCCCACTGCCCTCGCCCCTTCGGCCACCAGGAAGAGCGCCACCTCGGGAGATAGCTCCCTCCCGCCGGTCAGGAAAAGGACTATCCTGTCGAAGTAGCCTGAATCCGGAATCTCGTCTAGTTTCACTTCTCCCTTCCCGCCGCGGACGTCGAGAACCATGCCATCCCCGATGAATCTATCGAGAGGCATCTCATCGACGGTCTTTCCGCCCGGGATGAAGTGGGCCGGCGCGTCGACGTGGGTTCCCGTGTGCTCGCCCATCCTGAGAACGTTCATGTAGTAGCCGTCCCTGTCGATGACGGCCCAGAGCTTTATCCCCACCGGTGGATCGTCGGGGTAAACGGGCGTCTCCTCCGATATGGGCACGGAGAGGTCAACTATCATGGGAACACCAATCTTTTTTAACTTCTCAGATTAAAAACCCTGCGGTGATCGATGTGGACTGCAGGAAGGATTACTGCGTTAAGGACATTACACTTGCCCCAGAGGGCGAGAAGAAGATAGACTGGGTCTCCCGCTTCATGCCCGTCCTCCAGGCGATAAGAAAGGACTTCGAGAAGAGGAAGCCCTTCAGGGGAGTGAGGATAGCGACGACGCTCCACCTTGAGATGAAGACGGCT
This window of the Thermococcus siculi genome carries:
- a CDS encoding protein-L-isoaspartate(D-aspartate) O-methyltransferase: MVDEGELRRRWEKTVEMLSREGVIKTEPVRHAFLKYPRYLFVEKRYWSYAHVDEPLPIPAGQTISAPHMVAIMLELAELKPGMNVLEIGTGSGWNAALIAELVKADVYTVERIPELVEFARRNLEKAGVENVHVFLGDGTKGFPPKAPYDRIIVTAGAPKIPEPLVEQLKPGGRLIIPVGSYHLWQDLYVVEKKGDGRIRKRRWGGVAFVPLIGEHGWKE
- a CDS encoding ribonuclease P protein component 4, which gives rise to MSKKKFIRQREQREKRRIARERVEILFTLAERVYPYEPELANRYVEIALAVQQKAKIRMPRKWKRRYCKRCHSFLVPGKNARIRLRDKPYPHVVIRCLNCGHIMRYPYLREQKERRRKRNQSPE
- a CDS encoding cyclase family protein, which encodes MIVDLSVPISEETPVYPDDPPVGIKLWAVIDRDGYYMNVLRMGEHTGTHVDAPAHFIPGGKTVDEMPLDRFIGDGMVLDVRGGKGEVKLDEIPDSGYFDRIVLFLTGGRELSPEVALFLVAEGARAVGTDAMSIGDDAVHKILLSAEVPVFENLTNLEALLDREFTFMAFPLKIEGGSGSPVRAVAVLHSGD